The Parcubacteria group bacterium genome has a window encoding:
- the fusA gene encoding elongation factor G: MSSSRKTPIGKLRNIGIIAHIDAGKTTTTERVLFYTGISHKIGEVHEGEATMDWMEQERERGITITSAATTTFWKGYQINIIDTPGHVDFTVEVERSMRVLDGGVVVFDGKEGVEPQSETVWRQADKYKVPRICFINKIDKEGADFDRALDSIHQRLTPHAIAAQLPIGERGGFEGVVDLVTMKKITFGGKMGEEVIVDECPEELKAKALEWREKLIEKAAEQDDSVMEKYLAGEEISEAELKAAIRKGVIATTLIPVFTGTALQNKGVQPVLDAVVDYLPAPNEIPPIIGKDPRNAEKEIIRKATDEEPFSALAFKVATDPFVGQLIFFRIYSGSLQSGSYVVNTTSGKKERIGRILRMHSNNREEVPELFAGEIGALVGLKATKTGDTLCDPDNQVVLESIEFPEPVIAIAVEPKTKADQEKMGIALGKLAEEDPTFRVRTDEESGQTIISGMGELHLDIIVDRMRREFKVEANIGQPQVSYRETITQTAEGEGKFIKQSGGRGQYGHCWVRISPREQGQGFEFVDEIKGGVIPQEYIKPVQQGAAEAMGNGVIAGYPMVDVSVALYDGSYHDVDSSEAAFKVAGSMAFKAAVRNAKPIILEPIMAVVILTPEQSMGDVVGDVNAKRGIIKEMKDRGEGMAILKEIHAEIPLASMFGYATQLRSMSQGRASSTMEFSHYAEVPNSIAQEIIGSNEKK, encoded by the coding sequence TATCGCACACATTGATGCAGGAAAAACCACGACAACGGAACGTGTCCTTTTTTATACGGGGATTTCACATAAAATTGGTGAGGTACATGAAGGAGAAGCGACGATGGACTGGATGGAGCAGGAACGAGAGCGTGGTATCACGATCACATCTGCGGCAACGACAACTTTTTGGAAAGGTTATCAGATCAATATCATCGACACACCGGGACATGTGGACTTCACTGTAGAGGTAGAGCGTTCGATGCGCGTATTGGACGGTGGCGTAGTCGTCTTTGATGGAAAAGAAGGTGTGGAACCGCAATCAGAGACTGTATGGCGTCAAGCAGACAAATACAAAGTGCCTCGTATTTGCTTTATCAATAAAATCGATAAAGAGGGTGCCGACTTTGATCGTGCATTAGACTCAATTCATCAGCGTTTGACACCGCATGCAATTGCAGCACAATTGCCAATTGGTGAACGTGGGGGTTTTGAAGGCGTTGTCGATCTTGTGACGATGAAAAAAATCACCTTTGGCGGTAAAATGGGTGAGGAAGTGATCGTGGATGAGTGTCCGGAAGAATTGAAAGCAAAGGCGTTGGAATGGCGAGAAAAATTGATAGAAAAAGCTGCAGAGCAGGATGATAGTGTCATGGAAAAATATCTTGCCGGAGAAGAAATTTCTGAGGCAGAATTAAAAGCGGCGATCCGCAAGGGCGTGATTGCGACGACGCTTATCCCTGTATTTACGGGGACAGCTTTGCAAAACAAGGGTGTACAACCGGTATTGGATGCAGTTGTTGATTATTTGCCGGCACCAAACGAAATTCCGCCAATCATCGGTAAAGATCCGAGAAATGCAGAAAAAGAAATTATTCGCAAGGCAACGGATGAGGAGCCATTTTCTGCGCTTGCATTCAAGGTAGCGACGGATCCTTTTGTGGGACAGTTGATCTTTTTCCGTATTTATTCAGGTTCTCTTCAGTCAGGGTCATATGTCGTCAACACGACAAGTGGAAAGAAAGAGCGCATCGGTCGTATCTTGCGCATGCATTCAAACAATCGTGAAGAAGTGCCGGAGCTTTTTGCCGGTGAGATTGGAGCACTTGTGGGATTGAAGGCGACAAAAACCGGTGATACATTATGTGATCCGGACAATCAGGTGGTGTTGGAGTCCATCGAATTTCCGGAGCCGGTGATCGCGATTGCCGTCGAACCAAAGACAAAAGCAGACCAAGAAAAAATGGGGATCGCATTGGGCAAACTTGCCGAGGAAGACCCGACATTTCGTGTGCGCACAGATGAGGAGTCCGGGCAAACGATCATTTCCGGTATGGGTGAATTGCATCTTGATATTATTGTGGACCGTATGCGTCGCGAATTCAAAGTGGAGGCAAATATCGGACAACCACAAGTGTCCTATCGTGAAACGATCACACAGACAGCGGAAGGTGAAGGTAAATTCATCAAGCAGTCCGGTGGACGTGGGCAATATGGTCATTGTTGGGTACGTATTTCGCCGCGTGAACAGGGTCAGGGATTTGAATTCGTCGATGAGATCAAGGGTGGTGTGATCCCGCAAGAATACATCAAGCCGGTACAACAGGGAGCGGCAGAGGCGATGGGTAACGGCGTGATCGCAGGATACCCGATGGTGGACGTTTCCGTTGCACTCTATGACGGTAGTTATCATGATGTTGATTCATCTGAGGCGGCGTTCAAGGTTGCGGGCTCAATGGCGTTCAAAGCGGCCGTGCGCAATGCGAAGCCGATCATTTTGGAACCGATCATGGCAGTGGTGATCCTCACGCCGGAACAGTCTATGGGTGATGTGGTGGGTGATGTCAATGCAAAGCGCGGTATCATCAAAGAGATGAAAGATCGCGGAGAAGGCATGGCAATTCTCAAGGAAATTCATGCTGAGATCCCGCTTGCGTCAATGTTTGGCTATGCAACACAATTGCGCTCAATGTCACAAGGACGTGCAAGTTCCACAATGGAATTCAGTCATTATGCAGAAGTGCCAAATAGCATCGCACAAGAGATCATTGGCAGTAACGAGAAAAAGTAG
- a CDS encoding cold shock domain-containing protein, with the protein MNKGKIARLTDRGFGFISQDGAEKDLFFHASELQGVEFNDLQEGDDVTFEIADGPKGQNAVNVSRA; encoded by the coding sequence ATGAACAAAGGAAAAATTGCTCGTCTCACAGACCGTGGTTTTGGATTCATCTCTCAAGATGGTGCAGAAAAAGACTTGTTCTTTCATGCATCTGAATTGCAGGGTGTTGAATTCAATGACCTTCAGGAAGGTGACGACGTAACATTTGAAATTGCTGATGGTCCTAAAGGCCAGAACGCAGTGAATGTTAGCCGAGCGTAA